In Nocardioides conyzicola, one genomic interval encodes:
- the helR gene encoding RNA polymerase recycling motor ATPase HelR, with translation MPPSTTSAFTLPDSLAAKADPDLIAADERHFAAVAASLEQSLADLSGRLDELRKAPVGEGQDALDRDQEVHRLTARRRALSRFGLDLCLGHMVPADGGDPVYVGRLGLTDSAGNPLLLDWRAPAAEPFFGATHAQPMGLASRRRYRWTLGRISDYWDEVFTADGLEGHAAALDDQSAFIASLGSTRSPRMRDVLGTIQSDQDAIIRASSRGTLVVDGGPGTGKTVVALHRTAYLLYADPRLGHRRGGVLFVGPHQPYLAYVGDVLPSLGEDGVQTCTLRELVPEGAAAPYETDPEVARLKATAGMVAAIEPAVRLYEEPPTQGMDVETPWVDLWLSTTDWVEAFESVAGTPHNEARDQIWEELLTILVDKYDDEEVGPELLRRSLAANADLRETLTRAWPLIEPTDLVGDLWDVPAYLRKCAPWLTSDEVRALQRDDPHAWTVSDLPLLDAARQRLGDPEVARRKRQRDAAIAAERAQMDRVIDDILQLEDEDGLYAQLSQGGIRDALVDQDALPTTDPDLLSGPFAHIVVDEAQELTDAEWQMLLLRCPSRSFTIVGDRAQARHGFTESWQERLERAGLDQVQLASLSINYRTPEEVMAEAEPVIRAVLPDANVPTSIRSSGLPVVHGSMPELDVILAGWLAEHDEGIACVISTDGAYDATARVRSLTPELSKGLEFDLVVLVGPETFGTGTEGAVDRYVAMTRATQQLVILS, from the coding sequence GTGCCTCCCTCGACGACCAGCGCGTTCACGCTGCCGGACAGCCTCGCCGCCAAGGCCGACCCCGACCTGATCGCCGCAGACGAACGGCACTTCGCCGCCGTCGCCGCGAGCCTGGAGCAGTCGCTGGCCGACCTGTCCGGCCGGCTCGACGAGCTCCGCAAGGCGCCCGTCGGCGAGGGGCAGGACGCGCTGGACCGCGACCAGGAGGTGCACCGGCTGACCGCCCGCCGGCGCGCGCTGAGCCGCTTCGGGCTGGACCTCTGCCTCGGCCACATGGTGCCCGCGGACGGCGGAGACCCTGTGTACGTCGGGCGCCTGGGCCTCACCGACAGCGCCGGTAACCCGCTGCTGCTCGACTGGCGCGCGCCCGCGGCCGAGCCCTTCTTCGGCGCCACCCACGCCCAGCCGATGGGTCTCGCCAGCCGCCGCCGCTACCGGTGGACCCTGGGCCGGATCAGCGACTACTGGGACGAGGTGTTCACGGCCGACGGGCTCGAGGGCCACGCCGCGGCCCTCGACGACCAGTCCGCCTTCATCGCCAGCCTCGGCTCCACCCGGTCGCCGCGGATGCGCGACGTCCTCGGCACCATCCAGTCCGACCAGGACGCCATCATCCGCGCGAGCTCGCGCGGCACCCTCGTCGTCGACGGGGGCCCGGGCACCGGCAAGACCGTGGTCGCGCTGCACCGCACGGCGTACCTCCTGTACGCCGACCCGCGGCTCGGCCACCGCCGCGGCGGCGTGCTGTTCGTCGGCCCGCACCAGCCCTACCTGGCGTACGTCGGCGACGTGCTGCCCAGCCTCGGCGAGGACGGGGTGCAGACCTGCACGCTGCGAGAGCTCGTGCCCGAGGGCGCTGCCGCGCCCTACGAGACGGACCCGGAGGTCGCGCGGCTCAAGGCGACCGCGGGCATGGTCGCCGCGATCGAGCCTGCCGTACGCCTCTACGAGGAGCCGCCCACCCAGGGCATGGACGTCGAGACCCCCTGGGTGGACCTGTGGCTGAGCACCACCGACTGGGTCGAGGCGTTCGAGTCGGTGGCGGGCACACCGCACAACGAGGCGCGCGACCAGATCTGGGAGGAGCTGCTCACGATCCTGGTCGACAAGTACGACGACGAGGAGGTCGGCCCCGAGCTGCTCCGACGGTCACTGGCCGCGAACGCCGACCTGCGCGAGACCCTCACCCGCGCCTGGCCGCTCATCGAGCCGACCGACCTGGTCGGCGACCTGTGGGACGTCCCGGCGTACCTGCGGAAGTGCGCCCCGTGGCTCACCTCCGACGAGGTCCGGGCGCTGCAGCGCGACGACCCCCACGCGTGGACCGTCTCCGACCTGCCGCTCCTCGACGCGGCGCGCCAGCGCCTGGGCGACCCCGAGGTCGCGCGGCGCAAGCGGCAGCGCGACGCCGCGATCGCCGCCGAGCGCGCCCAGATGGACCGGGTGATCGACGACATCCTCCAGCTCGAGGACGAGGACGGCCTGTACGCCCAGCTCAGCCAGGGCGGCATCCGCGACGCCCTCGTGGACCAGGACGCCCTGCCCACCACCGACCCGGACCTGCTGTCCGGCCCGTTCGCGCACATCGTGGTCGACGAGGCGCAGGAGCTGACCGACGCCGAGTGGCAGATGCTGCTGCTCCGCTGCCCGTCGCGCAGCTTCACCATCGTCGGCGACCGCGCCCAGGCCCGGCACGGCTTCACGGAGTCGTGGCAGGAGCGGCTCGAGCGCGCCGGCCTCGACCAGGTGCAGCTGGCGTCCCTCAGCATCAACTACCGGACGCCGGAGGAGGTGATGGCCGAGGCCGAGCCCGTCATCCGCGCGGTGCTCCCCGACGCCAACGTCCCCACCTCGATCCGCAGCAGCGGCCTCCCGGTCGTCCACGGGTCCATGCCGGAGCTGGACGTGATCCTGGCCGGCTGGCTCGCCGAGCACGACGAGGGCATCGCGTGCGTGATCAGCACCGACGGCGCGTACGACGCGACGGCCCGCGTCCGGTCGCTCACCCCCGAGCTGTCGAAGGGGCTGGAGTTCGACCTGGTCGTCCTCGTCGGCCCGGAAACCTTCGGCACCGGCACCGAGGGTGCCGTCGACCGCTACGTCGCGATGACGCGCGCGACCCAGCAGCTGGTGATCCTCAGCTGA
- a CDS encoding alanine--glyoxylate aminotransferase family protein, with product MIGPIDPPTRLLMGPGPINADPRVLRAMSAQLVGQYDPWMTATMNETMELYREVFGTRNEQTFLVDGTSRAGIEAALVSLLEPGDRVLVPVFGRFGHLLVEIAERCRAEVHTIEVPWGEVFPAEQVEDAVRRVRPKVLAVVQGDTSTTMCQPLADLGEICRRHDVLLYCDATASLGGNEFEMDAWGLDVATAGLQKCLGGPSGSAPISVSDRAADVINARKHVEAGIRSDDDVDHGERIASNYLDLAQVMDYWGPRRLNHHTEATTMLYGARECARLLVEEGLAAAVERHALHGRAMLEGVQGLGLRVFGDVDHKMHNVVAVEIPDGVDGDRTRGVLLEEFGIEIGTSFGPLHGKVWRIGTMGYNARTDAVLTTLAALEQVLRTTGGVTAAQEVYAS from the coding sequence ATGATCGGTCCGATCGACCCACCGACCCGGTTGCTGATGGGGCCGGGCCCGATCAACGCCGACCCGCGCGTGCTGCGGGCGATGTCCGCCCAGCTCGTCGGCCAGTACGACCCGTGGATGACCGCCACCATGAACGAGACGATGGAGCTCTACCGCGAGGTCTTCGGCACCCGCAACGAGCAGACGTTCCTCGTCGACGGCACCTCGCGCGCGGGCATCGAGGCGGCCCTCGTCAGCCTCCTCGAGCCGGGCGACCGGGTGCTGGTGCCGGTCTTCGGACGGTTCGGCCACCTGCTGGTGGAGATCGCCGAGCGCTGCCGCGCCGAGGTCCACACCATCGAGGTCCCGTGGGGCGAGGTGTTCCCGGCCGAGCAGGTCGAGGACGCCGTACGACGGGTGCGGCCGAAGGTGCTGGCGGTGGTCCAGGGCGACACGTCCACGACGATGTGCCAGCCGCTGGCCGACCTCGGCGAGATCTGCCGGCGCCACGACGTGCTGCTCTACTGCGACGCGACCGCCTCGCTGGGCGGCAACGAGTTCGAGATGGACGCGTGGGGCCTCGACGTCGCCACCGCCGGCCTGCAGAAGTGCCTCGGCGGACCGTCCGGCAGCGCCCCCATCTCCGTCTCCGACCGCGCCGCCGACGTGATCAACGCGCGCAAGCACGTGGAGGCGGGCATCAGGTCCGACGACGACGTCGACCACGGTGAGCGGATCGCCAGCAACTACCTCGACCTCGCGCAGGTCATGGACTACTGGGGACCGCGCCGGCTCAACCACCACACCGAGGCGACGACCATGTTGTACGGCGCCCGCGAGTGCGCGCGGCTGCTGGTCGAGGAGGGACTCGCCGCCGCGGTCGAGCGGCACGCGCTCCACGGCCGGGCGATGCTCGAGGGCGTGCAGGGGCTGGGGCTCCGCGTCTTCGGCGACGTCGACCACAAGATGCACAACGTGGTCGCGGTCGAGATCCCCGACGGGGTCGACGGCGACCGCACCCGCGGCGTCCTGCTCGAGGAATTCGGCATCGAGATCGGCACGTCGTTCGGCCCGCTCCACGGCAAGGTGTGGCGCATCGGCACCATGGGCTACAACGCCCGCACCGACGCCGTGCTCACGACGCTGGCCGCTCTCGAGCAGGTGCTGCGCACCACCGGCGGCGTGACGGCCGCCCAGGAGGTGTACGCATCATGA
- a CDS encoding molybdopterin-dependent oxidoreductase — protein sequence MRVNGEPVEATPAPGQCLRAFLREAGRLDVKKGCDAGDCGACTVHVDGAPVHSCLYPAARAVEHEVTTLAGLGTPEDPHPVQRAFADAAGFQCGFCTAGFIMTATGAGAPTDVARCFKGNLCRCTGYRSIRDALSGTVNVGPATADGAAFGASLGAPAAARVVTGTEPYTLDLPTTGVLHLALVQSPHAHARITRIDTSRAEAAPGVRLVLTHHDVPDVLYSTARHESRLDDPDDTRMLDEVVRFRGQRVAAVVAESVGAAQHAASLIDIEYDVLPAVFDPEAARTAGAPLLHGDKASDTSRIAEPDRNVVAQTHGEIGDVTAGLAAAAATVTGTWRTARVTHASLETHGARGWIDEDGRLVIRASTQVPFLVRAELAHVLGLDEDRVRVIAARVGGGFGGKQEMLVEDLVALAVLRLQAPVQLELTREQQFTLVPSRHPMRISVTAGADADGVLTALVVDVLSDAGAYGNHSVGVLFHGCHESVALYRCANKRVDAEAVYTNHVPSGAFRGYGLGQVIFGIESALDELARELGISPVELRRRNVVRPGDEFVVNGEPDTDLVFGSYGLDQCLDLVESALAATDDAPAPVGGRWAIGEGVAASMIATIPPRGHHSEATVSLDADGTVTIGVGSAEFGNGSATVHVQLVAEELGVDPARVRLHSSDTDAAAYDTGAFGSTGSVVAGTAVARAARTLRAALDAGETPPLSRSGHHSGTPRSVAFNVHGVRVAVDRLTGELRVLRSVHAVDAGRVINPEQLRGQVEGGVAQALGSALQEEIMVRDGEVLTRTFRHYRVPQMADVPPTEVLFADTYDELGPRGAKSMSEAPYNPVAPAIANAVRDALGVRPHELPMSRDRLWRLANQEAT from the coding sequence ATGAGGGTCAACGGCGAGCCGGTCGAGGCGACTCCCGCACCGGGCCAGTGCCTGCGCGCGTTCCTGCGCGAGGCCGGGCGCCTGGACGTCAAGAAGGGCTGCGACGCCGGCGACTGCGGCGCCTGCACCGTCCACGTCGACGGGGCGCCGGTGCACTCCTGCCTCTACCCGGCCGCCCGTGCCGTCGAGCACGAGGTGACGACCCTGGCGGGCCTGGGCACCCCGGAGGACCCGCACCCGGTGCAGCGCGCGTTCGCCGACGCCGCGGGGTTCCAGTGCGGCTTCTGCACCGCCGGCTTCATCATGACGGCCACCGGAGCCGGCGCACCGACCGACGTCGCGCGGTGCTTCAAGGGCAACCTGTGCCGCTGCACCGGCTACCGCTCGATCCGCGACGCGCTGTCCGGCACGGTCAACGTCGGCCCGGCGACCGCCGACGGCGCGGCCTTCGGCGCCTCGCTCGGAGCGCCGGCCGCCGCGCGGGTCGTCACCGGCACCGAGCCCTACACGCTCGACCTGCCGACGACCGGCGTGCTGCACCTGGCGCTGGTGCAGAGCCCGCACGCCCACGCCCGGATCACCCGCATCGACACCAGCAGGGCCGAGGCGGCCCCCGGCGTACGCCTCGTCCTCACGCACCACGACGTCCCCGACGTGCTCTACTCCACCGCCCGCCACGAGAGCCGCCTCGACGACCCGGACGACACCCGGATGCTCGACGAGGTCGTGCGCTTCCGCGGCCAGCGGGTCGCCGCCGTGGTGGCCGAGTCGGTCGGCGCCGCACAGCACGCGGCGTCCCTCATCGACATCGAGTACGACGTCCTGCCGGCCGTCTTCGACCCCGAGGCCGCCCGCACGGCCGGTGCCCCGCTCCTGCACGGCGACAAGGCGTCGGACACCTCCCGCATCGCGGAACCCGACCGCAACGTGGTCGCGCAGACCCACGGCGAGATCGGCGACGTGACCGCCGGGCTGGCCGCGGCGGCCGCGACCGTGACCGGGACCTGGCGGACCGCGCGGGTCACCCACGCGTCGCTGGAGACCCACGGCGCCCGCGGCTGGATCGACGAGGACGGGCGGCTGGTGATCCGCGCGAGCACCCAGGTGCCGTTCCTGGTGCGCGCCGAGCTCGCCCACGTCCTGGGGCTGGACGAGGACCGGGTCAGGGTCATCGCGGCACGCGTGGGCGGCGGGTTCGGCGGCAAGCAGGAGATGCTCGTCGAGGACCTGGTCGCGCTCGCCGTGCTCCGCCTGCAGGCACCGGTCCAGCTGGAGCTGACCCGCGAGCAGCAGTTCACGCTCGTGCCGAGCCGCCACCCCATGCGGATCTCGGTGACAGCCGGCGCCGACGCCGACGGCGTGCTGACCGCGCTCGTCGTCGACGTGCTCAGCGACGCGGGCGCCTACGGCAACCACTCGGTCGGGGTGCTCTTCCACGGCTGCCACGAGTCGGTGGCGCTCTACCGGTGCGCCAACAAGCGGGTCGACGCCGAGGCGGTCTACACCAACCACGTGCCGTCGGGGGCCTTCCGCGGCTACGGGCTCGGCCAGGTGATCTTCGGGATCGAGTCGGCGCTCGACGAGCTGGCCCGCGAGCTGGGGATCTCCCCCGTCGAGCTGCGCCGGCGCAACGTCGTGCGCCCCGGCGACGAGTTCGTCGTCAACGGCGAGCCGGACACCGACCTGGTGTTCGGCAGCTACGGCCTCGACCAGTGCCTCGACCTGGTCGAGAGCGCGCTGGCCGCGACCGACGACGCCCCGGCGCCCGTTGGCGGGAGGTGGGCGATCGGCGAGGGCGTCGCGGCGTCGATGATCGCCACGATCCCGCCGCGTGGCCACCACAGCGAGGCGACGGTCAGCCTGGACGCGGACGGCACCGTGACGATCGGCGTGGGGAGCGCGGAGTTCGGCAACGGGTCGGCCACCGTCCACGTGCAGCTGGTCGCGGAGGAGCTCGGCGTCGACCCCGCGCGGGTCCGGCTGCACTCCTCGGACACCGATGCGGCGGCGTACGACACCGGGGCCTTCGGCTCGACCGGCTCGGTCGTCGCCGGCACCGCGGTCGCCCGCGCGGCGCGAACGCTCCGCGCCGCCCTCGATGCCGGTGAAACCCCACCGTTGAGCCGTTCTGGGCATCACTCCGGTACGCCGCGGTCGGTGGCCTTCAACGTCCACGGCGTCCGGGTCGCGGTCGACCGGCTGACCGGGGAGCTGCGCGTGCTGCGCTCCGTGCACGCCGTCGACGCCGGCCGGGTGATCAACCCCGAGCAGCTGCGCGGGCAGGTCGAGGGCGGCGTCGCGCAGGCGCTCGGCAGCGCGCTGCAGGAGGAGATCATGGTCCGCGACGGCGAGGTCCTCACCCGCACCTTCCGGCACTACCGGGTCCCGCAGATGGCCGACGTGCCACCGACGGAGGTGCTCTTCGCCGACACGTACGACGAGCTCGGGCCGCGCGGAGCCAAGTCGATGAGCGAGGCGCCGTACAACCCGGTGGCGCCCGCGATCGCCAACGCCGTGCGCGACGCCCTCGGCGTACGCCCTCACGAGCTGCCGATGAGCCGCGACCGGCTCTGGAGACTCGCCAACCAGGAGGCCACATGA
- a CDS encoding allantoate amidohydrolase produces the protein MTTAREVLDRCVELDRFTADPPRLERVYLSREHASANAVTGRWMEQAGLRTWQDAAGNQCGRREGREPGLPALLVGSHLDTVPDAGSYDGMLGVVMAIAVAERLRDRELPFALEVIGFSDEEGTRFGKALLGSQAFAGVWEEDWWDLRDRDGMTLHQAFLDFGLDPRRVGETARAPGDLVGYLEAHIEQGPYLEAADRSLGYVTTIAGARRFRLSFVGEARHAGGTPYHRRRDALVGASEAIVLIERRARDSDCIATVGRIEVQPGAINVIPGRADISLDLRAATDAERDEMWASLLGEIETACAVRGLRLEVRETHHAPAMPCAPWLQEAVMAGIRSTGDDDPMGLWSRAGHDAMAVGLTTDVGMLFVRCHDGISHHPEEDVRELDVAAGLDALERAVLEVAATIGAAR, from the coding sequence ATGACGACCGCTCGTGAGGTCCTCGACCGCTGCGTCGAGCTGGACCGGTTCACCGCCGACCCGCCGCGGCTGGAGCGCGTCTACCTCTCCCGCGAGCACGCCAGCGCCAACGCCGTCACCGGACGGTGGATGGAGCAGGCCGGGCTGCGCACCTGGCAGGACGCGGCCGGCAACCAGTGCGGCCGCCGCGAGGGGCGCGAGCCCGGGCTGCCGGCGCTGCTCGTCGGCTCCCACCTCGACACCGTGCCGGACGCCGGGTCGTACGACGGGATGCTCGGCGTGGTGATGGCGATCGCCGTCGCCGAGCGCCTCCGCGACCGGGAGCTGCCCTTCGCCCTCGAGGTGATCGGCTTCAGCGACGAGGAGGGCACCCGCTTCGGCAAGGCGCTGCTCGGCAGCCAGGCGTTCGCCGGCGTCTGGGAGGAGGACTGGTGGGACCTCCGCGACCGCGACGGCATGACGCTCCACCAGGCGTTCCTCGACTTCGGCCTCGACCCGCGCCGCGTGGGCGAGACCGCCCGCGCGCCCGGGGACCTGGTGGGCTACCTCGAGGCGCACATCGAGCAGGGTCCCTACCTCGAGGCCGCCGACCGCTCGCTCGGCTACGTCACGACGATCGCCGGGGCGCGCCGCTTCCGCCTGAGCTTCGTGGGCGAGGCGCGCCACGCGGGTGGTACGCCGTACCACCGCCGGCGCGATGCTCTCGTCGGCGCCAGCGAGGCGATCGTCCTGATCGAGCGGCGAGCACGGGACTCCGACTGCATCGCGACCGTCGGCCGGATCGAGGTGCAGCCCGGCGCGATCAACGTCATCCCCGGCCGCGCCGACATCAGCCTCGACCTCCGGGCCGCGACCGACGCCGAGCGCGACGAGATGTGGGCGTCGCTGCTCGGGGAGATCGAGACGGCGTGCGCCGTCCGCGGGCTCCGGCTCGAGGTCCGCGAGACCCACCACGCGCCGGCGATGCCGTGCGCACCCTGGCTCCAGGAGGCAGTGATGGCCGGCATCCGCAGCACCGGCGACGACGACCCGATGGGGCTGTGGAGCCGGGCCGGCCACGACGCGATGGCGGTCGGGCTGACCACCGATGTCGGCATGCTCTTCGTCCGCTGCCACGACGGCATCAGCCACCACCCGGAGGAGGACGTGCGCGAGCTCGACGTCGCCGCCGGGCTGGACGCGCTGGAGCGAGCGGTCCTCGAGGTCGCGGCCACGATCGGGGCAGCAAGGTGA
- a CDS encoding SCO6745 family protein — MRQMPHPEPVARRLFDLTEPISLVNFFSDEPNEAMASLGFRDYWDGYFAGRSAPLGRVPAEVVDAAFYSFADGEVARHIPHVWETTTPEAAHAARQRGCVAALRRILGDLVGSPVLARAAELLAAASTSAPTEGRVMYAGLRALPVPEEPVARLWHAANMLREHRGDGHIVALMAEQVGGTEAHVLSALDMGVYPAESFGRIHHLPAARLAAVMDGLRGRGLLDADGRLTDAGRATKARIELLTDALAEAPYEALTPVELDELVGALEPIASRLS; from the coding sequence ATGAGACAGATGCCGCACCCGGAGCCGGTCGCCCGCCGACTGTTCGACCTCACCGAGCCGATCTCGCTGGTCAACTTCTTCTCCGACGAGCCCAACGAGGCGATGGCGTCGCTCGGCTTCCGCGACTACTGGGACGGCTACTTCGCCGGACGTTCGGCACCCCTCGGACGGGTGCCCGCTGAGGTCGTCGACGCGGCGTTCTACAGCTTCGCGGACGGCGAGGTGGCCCGCCACATCCCCCACGTCTGGGAGACGACGACGCCGGAGGCCGCGCACGCCGCGCGCCAACGGGGCTGCGTCGCGGCGCTGCGGCGCATCCTCGGCGACCTGGTCGGGTCTCCCGTGCTCGCGCGGGCCGCCGAGCTCCTCGCCGCGGCATCGACCAGTGCGCCGACCGAGGGACGGGTGATGTACGCCGGCCTGCGCGCCCTCCCGGTGCCCGAGGAGCCGGTCGCCCGGCTCTGGCACGCGGCCAACATGCTGCGTGAGCACCGCGGTGACGGCCACATCGTGGCCCTGATGGCCGAGCAGGTCGGCGGGACCGAGGCCCACGTGCTCAGCGCCCTCGACATGGGCGTCTACCCGGCCGAGTCCTTCGGCCGGATCCACCACCTCCCCGCGGCCAGGCTCGCCGCGGTCATGGACGGCCTGCGCGGTCGTGGTCTCCTCGATGCCGACGGCCGGCTGACCGATGCCGGTCGCGCGACCAAGGCCCGGATCGAGCTCCTGACCGATGCGCTCGCGGAGGCGCCGTACGAGGCGTTGACGCCGGTCGAGCTCGACGAGCTGGTCGGTGCGCTCGAGCCGATCGCGAGCAGGCTCAGCTGA
- a CDS encoding FAD binding domain-containing protein: MDLHTVTSHRLARGREDLALGPGEALLAGGSWLFSEPQPEVSGLVDLTTLGWPDWEELPGVLRIGATCTVLRALGAPWGAADALARASADSFLMSWKVQHVATVGGNLALALPAGAMISLTAALGGAVVIWTPDGGEREEPVVDFVTGAGTTTLGPGEVIRAVDVPTASLSLPSAFRRTALTPLGRAAAVVIGCGRRITVTAATTRPVVLDVDDLDDGLAAVDCWYDDPHGPADWRAHVTGLLAHEVRAELLS; this comes from the coding sequence ATGGACCTCCACACCGTCACCAGCCACCGGCTCGCCCGGGGCCGCGAGGACCTGGCGCTCGGGCCCGGCGAGGCGCTGCTCGCGGGCGGGTCCTGGCTCTTCTCGGAGCCGCAGCCGGAGGTCAGCGGCCTGGTGGACCTCACGACGCTCGGCTGGCCCGACTGGGAGGAGCTGCCCGGCGTGCTCCGGATCGGGGCGACCTGCACGGTCCTGCGGGCGCTCGGTGCACCGTGGGGTGCTGCGGACGCGCTGGCCCGGGCGAGCGCCGACTCGTTCCTGATGTCGTGGAAGGTGCAGCACGTCGCCACCGTCGGCGGCAACCTCGCGCTGGCGCTGCCCGCCGGCGCGATGATCTCGCTGACGGCCGCGCTCGGCGGCGCCGTCGTCATCTGGACACCCGACGGCGGCGAGCGCGAGGAGCCCGTCGTCGACTTCGTCACCGGCGCCGGTACGACGACCCTCGGGCCGGGCGAGGTGATCCGCGCGGTCGACGTACCCACCGCGTCGCTCTCGCTGCCGTCGGCCTTCCGGCGTACCGCCCTCACCCCGCTCGGCCGCGCCGCCGCCGTCGTCATCGGCTGCGGCCGGCGGATCACCGTCACCGCCGCGACCACCCGCCCGGTCGTCCTCGACGTGGACGACCTCGACGACGGGCTCGCGGCGGTCGACTGCTGGTACGACGACCCGCACGGCCCCGCCGACTGGCGCGCCCACGTCACCGGTCTGCTGGCGCACGAGGTGCGGGCGGAGCTGCTGTCATGA
- a CDS encoding nucleoside deaminase, translating into MTDDRWLAQALDLAVANVAEGGGPFGAVIVRDGTLLATGQNRVTRDNDPTAHAEVLAIRTACADLGDFSLAGSVLYTSCEPCPLCVSAALWARLDRVVYAADRHDAARGGFDDREFYELFARDRSTWPTAVEAGRHPEAFAPFDAWLSNTERTAY; encoded by the coding sequence ATGACCGACGACCGCTGGCTCGCCCAGGCCCTCGACCTCGCGGTCGCCAACGTCGCCGAGGGAGGTGGTCCGTTCGGCGCGGTGATCGTGCGGGACGGGACGCTGCTGGCGACCGGGCAGAACCGGGTCACCCGCGACAACGACCCCACCGCGCACGCCGAGGTGCTGGCGATCCGGACCGCGTGCGCCGACCTCGGGGACTTCTCGCTGGCCGGGTCGGTCCTCTACACGTCGTGCGAGCCTTGCCCGCTGTGCGTCTCCGCCGCGCTCTGGGCCCGCCTCGACCGGGTCGTCTACGCCGCCGACCGCCACGACGCCGCGCGAGGTGGCTTCGACGACCGGGAGTTCTACGAGCTCTTCGCCCGTGACCGCTCGACCTGGCCGACAGCGGTCGAGGCCGGGCGGCATCCCGAGGCGTTCGCGCCGTTCGACGCGTGGCTCAGCAACACCGAGCGCACGGCGTACTGA
- a CDS encoding MurR/RpiR family transcriptional regulator, whose amino-acid sequence MSERLDSRIDERITQRYAVLSPQERRAAETLLEHLDDLATYRSAELADLAGVSKATMSRLFRSLGFSDFDEVRDHLRALRSAGEPRRLDGASTTVDHLAHEQESLRVALESPALGEVVALLAGARRVLVVGWRNSHPVALHLRQQLAHARGDVRLAPLPGQVISEELADLAAGDAVVMVGFRRRPADFGGFLTEAAATGATVVLLGDPTARRHAASAAYWLECPVSSTLAFDSYAAAMSLVSVLADGVLSTLGRAARDRVADISASYGRLAEVE is encoded by the coding sequence GTGAGTGAGCGCCTGGACAGCCGGATCGACGAGCGGATCACGCAGCGGTACGCCGTCCTCTCGCCGCAGGAGCGGCGTGCGGCCGAGACGCTGCTGGAGCACCTGGACGACCTGGCGACCTACCGCTCCGCCGAGCTCGCCGACCTCGCCGGCGTGTCCAAGGCGACGATGAGCCGGCTCTTCCGCAGCCTGGGCTTCTCCGATTTCGACGAGGTCCGCGACCACCTGCGCGCGCTGCGGTCCGCCGGCGAGCCCCGGCGGCTGGACGGCGCCTCGACCACCGTCGACCACCTCGCGCACGAGCAGGAGTCGCTGCGCGTCGCGCTGGAGAGCCCGGCGCTCGGCGAGGTCGTCGCCCTGCTGGCCGGTGCCCGTCGGGTGCTGGTCGTCGGCTGGCGCAACAGCCACCCGGTGGCGCTGCACCTGCGCCAGCAGCTGGCCCACGCGCGCGGCGACGTACGCCTGGCGCCCCTGCCCGGCCAGGTGATCAGCGAGGAGCTCGCCGACCTCGCCGCCGGTGACGCGGTGGTGATGGTCGGCTTCCGGCGGCGTCCGGCCGACTTCGGCGGCTTCCTCACCGAGGCCGCCGCCACCGGCGCGACCGTCGTGCTGCTGGGCGACCCGACGGCGCGCCGGCACGCGGCCTCGGCGGCGTACTGGCTGGAGTGCCCGGTGAGCAGCACGCTCGCCTTCGACAGCTACGCGGCCGCGATGAGCCTGGTCAGCGTGCTCGCCGACGGCGTGCTCTCGACCCTGGGCCGGGCGGCCCGTGACCGGGTCGCAGACATCAGCGCGTCGTACGGAAGACTCGCCGAGGTCGAGTGA